The Chryseobacterium sp. 52 genome includes a region encoding these proteins:
- a CDS encoding zinc ribbon domain-containing protein YjdM translates to MSDTVLCPKCSSEFTYPSDNMMMCSQCFYEWSPEETAAETANEGKILDSNGNELQDGDSVVVIKDLPVKGAPKPVKAGTKVKNIRLRPDSDHNIDCKIDGFGSMALKSEFVKKA, encoded by the coding sequence ATGAGTGATACTGTACTTTGTCCGAAATGCAGCTCTGAGTTTACTTATCCGAGCGACAATATGATGATGTGTTCTCAGTGCTTCTATGAATGGAGTCCTGAAGAAACGGCTGCTGAAACAGCTAATGAAGGAAAGATTCTGGATTCAAACGGTAATGAGCTTCAGGATGGAGATTCTGTGGTCGTTATTAAGGATCTTCCTGTAAAAGGAGCTCCAAAACCGGTAAAAGCAGGAACTAAAGTTAAAAATATCCGCCTGAGACCGGACAGTGATCATAATATCGACTGTAAAATTGACGGTTTCGGTTCTATGGCTTTGAAATCAGAATTTGTAAAGAAAGCGTAG